GGCGCGGCGGCCCGCCGAAGGTCGTCGCCCTCGGCGGCGGCCACGGGCTGTCCGCCTCGCTCGCGGCCCTGCGCCGCATCACCGGTGACCTGACCGCCGTCGTCACCGTCGCCGACGACGGCGGTTCCAGCGGACGGCTCCGCGACGAGTTCGGGGTGCTCCCGCCCGGCGACCTCCGCAAGGCGCTGGCGGCCCTCTGCGGGGACGACGACTGGGGGCAGACCTGGGCCAGAGTCACCCAGCACCGCTTCGAGTCCCGGGGCGACCTGCACGGGCACGCGGTGGGCAACCTGCTGATCGTGGCGCTCTGGGAGCAGCTCGGCGACCACGTGCAGGCGCTCGACCTGGTCGGCACGCTGCTCGGCGCGCACGGCCGGGTGCTGCCCATGTCCGCCGTACCGCTGGAGCTCCAAGCGCAGGTCAGGGGGCACGAGCCGGAGCGACCCGAGGCGATCGTGACCGTACGCGGCCAGGCGACCGTGGCCCTCACCCCGGGCGAGGTGCAGTCCGTGCAGGTGGTCCCGCACGCCCCGCCCGCCGTCCCGGAAGCGGTCGAGGCCGTTCTGGACGCGGACTGGGTGGTGCTCGGGCCGGGCTCCTGGTTCTCCTCGGTCATCCCCCACCTGCTGGTACCGGATCTGCTCGACGCGCTGGTCGCGACGAAGGCCCGGAAGGTGCTTTCGCTGAACCTCGCGCCGCAACCCGGTGAAACAGATGGCTTCTCCCCGCAGCGTCATTTGGAGGTTTTGGGGCGACACGCACCTAAACTCGCCTTGGACGTGGTGTTGGCCGATGAGGCCGCCGTGCCTGACCGCGAGTCCCTCGCCGATGCCGCGAAGCGGCTCGGTGCCGCGGTGGAGCTGGCGCCGGTGGCCTCGCCAGACGGCGTTCCGATTCATGATCCGGAGCTGCTGGCCGCCGCGTACGACCGTATTTTTCGGATGCATGGAAGGATCGGCCCATGGCGATGACGCCAGCGGTGAAGGACGAAATCTCTCGGCTTCCCGTCACCCGGACCTGCTGCCGGAAGGCGGAGGTCTCCGCGATCCTCCGGTTCGCGGGCGGGCTGCACCTGGTGAGCGGCCGGATCGTGATCGAGGCGGAGCTGGACACGGCGATGGCGGCCCGCCGGCTCAAGCGCGACATCCTGGAGATCTTCGGGCATGCCTCGGAGCTGATCGTGATGGCCCCCGGCGGGCTGCGCCGCGGTTCCCGGTACGTCGTACGCGTCGTGGCGGGCGGCGACCAGCTGGCCCGCCAGACCGGTCTCGTGGACGGCCGCGGCCGTCCCATCCGCGGGCTGCCCCCGCAGGTGGTCTCGGGGGCCACCTGCGACGCCGAGGCGGCCTGGCGCGGGGCCTTCCTGGCACACGGCTCGCTCACCGAGCCGGGCAGGTCCTCCTCGCTGGAGGTCACCTGCCCCGGTCCCGAGGCGGCGCTCGCGCTGGTCGGGGCGGCGCGCAGGCTCTCCATCGCCGCCAAGGCCCGCGAGGTCCGGGGCGTCGACCGCGTGGTGGTCCGCGACGGCGACGCGATCGGCGCCCTGCTGACCCGCCTCGGCGCCCACGAGTCCGTGCTGGCCTGGGAGGAGCGCCGGATGCGGCGCGAGGTGCGGGCCACCGCCAACCGGCTCGCCAACTTCGACGACGCCAACCTGCGCCGATCCGCCCGTGCCGCCGTGGCCGCCGGTGCCCGCGTGGGCCGCGCCCTGGAGATCCTGGGCGAGGAGGTCCCCGAGCACCTCGCCGCCGCCGGACGGCTGCGCATGGAGCACAAGCAGGCGTCGCTGGAGGAACTGGGCGCGCTCGCCGATCCGCCGCTGACCAAGGACGCCGTCGCCGGGCGTATCCGCCGGCTGCTGGCGATGGCCGACAAGCGCGCACAGGATCTCGGCATCCCGGGTACGGAGTCCACCCTCAGCGAGGAGATGGCGGAAGGCCTGGTCGGCTGAGGCCGGTCCACCCCCGCTCCACTCCGGCCCGCCCTCCGGTCCACTCCGGGCCGCACCGTCGTATACGACCGTCGCCGGCGTTCCCTTCGCGGGGACGCCGGCGACGGCTTTTCCGCCGTACGGAGAAGACGCCCGCGGCGGAGCGCGGGGGCGTCGGCCGGGAGGCCGGACGCCGGTCCGCGGCCCCGCCCGTCACCACGCGGCGTCGCCTGTCAGACCCCGATCGTCCGTGTGTGTACGGGCGTTGGGCACATGTCCGATCGTCGCAGGACAGAGCCCGTTTTCCGGCCCGAAGGGTGACCGGTGGGCCCCCGGCGGGCCGGAGCCATGTGTTCCTACTGGTCAGTAGGTCGTATCGGTGCGCGTACGAGGCCTCTCGATGTC
The DNA window shown above is from Streptomyces sp. NBC_00247 and carries:
- the whiA gene encoding DNA-binding protein WhiA, producing the protein MAMTPAVKDEISRLPVTRTCCRKAEVSAILRFAGGLHLVSGRIVIEAELDTAMAARRLKRDILEIFGHASELIVMAPGGLRRGSRYVVRVVAGGDQLARQTGLVDGRGRPIRGLPPQVVSGATCDAEAAWRGAFLAHGSLTEPGRSSSLEVTCPGPEAALALVGAARRLSIAAKAREVRGVDRVVVRDGDAIGALLTRLGAHESVLAWEERRMRREVRATANRLANFDDANLRRSARAAVAAGARVGRALEILGEEVPEHLAAAGRLRMEHKQASLEELGALADPPLTKDAVAGRIRRLLAMADKRAQDLGIPGTESTLSEEMAEGLVG
- a CDS encoding gluconeogenesis factor YvcK family protein, which codes for MTTVNLRLRRLSRAASLRSGRRRGGPPKVVALGGGHGLSASLAALRRITGDLTAVVTVADDGGSSGRLRDEFGVLPPGDLRKALAALCGDDDWGQTWARVTQHRFESRGDLHGHAVGNLLIVALWEQLGDHVQALDLVGTLLGAHGRVLPMSAVPLELQAQVRGHEPERPEAIVTVRGQATVALTPGEVQSVQVVPHAPPAVPEAVEAVLDADWVVLGPGSWFSSVIPHLLVPDLLDALVATKARKVLSLNLAPQPGETDGFSPQRHLEVLGRHAPKLALDVVLADEAAVPDRESLADAAKRLGAAVELAPVASPDGVPIHDPELLAAAYDRIFRMHGRIGPWR